One genomic region from Tachysurus fulvidraco isolate hzauxx_2018 chromosome 14, HZAU_PFXX_2.0, whole genome shotgun sequence encodes:
- the prdm16 gene encoding histone-lysine N-methyltransferase PRDM16 isoform X5, with product MGCVVNSTGTELLLRLELLRSTARPLPQFYPFTENKKIYYKTIRDIEVGEELLVSMKDGVFPEDSMAPNLEDEQMYRCEDCDELFSSKLELRRHQKYSCNTGSSIFDSLSEDLKQEHDDNDEPVHECKDCEKIFPSEYSLGQHMVVHTEEREYKCDQCPKAFNWKSNLIRHQMSHDSGKRFECENCDKVFTDPSNLQRHIRSQHVGARAHTCPECGKTFATSSGLKQHKHIHSSVKPFMCMCVLPGEVCHKSYTQFSNLCRHKRMHADCRTQIKCKDCGQMFSTTSSLNKHRRFCEGKNHYSPGGLFTPGIPMTSSPIMGKSKPHPGLNHSGLGFGDYFPSRPHHPGLPFSTAPPAFPSLSHGFTGIFPPSLYPRPTLLPPSPLLKSPLSNSQDGKLPHSPLDAHTLPMVTSVSNTNGNTGSGLSQSEVNRESKQDLSISDSKSKVKMSDVSDGSDLEDINTTSGTDLDTTTGTVSGSDLDSEAESEREKSRRKHRQEGKQEEVNSNVMSMSSSGNLPHDRPFLSSQHSFFPPPDEQALPPTGATTDSIKAIASIAEKYFGPGFMGLQEKKMGSLSYPSMFPFQFLPNFPHSLYPFTDRALNPNMFLKPEPKSPREHIQKMATTTVAESPFDLTTKPKEVKSFLPPSSKPSSVLLPSGEDQPLDLSIGGRSRASQNGGTPEQRKNHIHSTNCKMPAKEEHPVLNQSQNLHQPQMPQQQVSLPQPPPQQQPSLHYAKPSPFFMDPIYSRVEKRKLIDPVGALKEKYLRPSPLLFHPQVSAMENMTEKLENFGTLKLDAPNSLQHSSHHLFNFRSPPPSLSDAILRKGKERYACRYCGKIFPRSANLTRHLRTHTGEQPYRCKYCDRSFSISSNLQRHVRNIHNKEKPFKCHLCNRCFGQQTNLDRHLKKHEHENIPVSQHSGILSNLGTNISSPNSEPDNHALLDEKEDSYFSEIRNFISNSELNQACSSSEKRSEMTEDERPESHAITDSKLEEEEEEAEGDDEDEEGSLTEKSQDEMTSPATMAQGTYDEDEEAAPLSMTYEHPRRCIEEDAGLLDLEPLPGFPKGLELHKPADEPFDVKDIFNTSLESETLKETLLRQAKTQAYAMMLSLSENNSLHPSSQNSLDAWLNMGGGPSETSSFHSLNHI from the exons ATGGGTTGTGTGGTGAACTCTACCGGGACGGAACTGCTGCTGAGACTGGAACTGCTGAGATCAACCGCCCGACCACTTCCCCAGTTCTACCCGTTCACGGAAAACAAAAAG atttattataaaaccaTTAGGGATATTGAAGTTGGGGAGGAGTTGCTGGTTTCTATGAAGGACGGAGTTTTTCCCGAGGACTCGATGGCACCTAATCTGGAAG ATGAGCAAATGTATCGCTGTGAAGATTGTGATGAGCTGTTCTCATCAAAGCTGGAGTTGCGACGGCACCAGAAATACTCTTGCAACACCGGCAGCTCTATTTTTGATTCGTTAAGTGAAGACCTCAAACAAGAGCATGACGACAATGACGAACCAGTGCATGAGTGTAAAGACTGCGAAAAGATATTTCCCAGCGAGTATAG CCTTGGCCAGCATATGGTTGTGCACACAGAGGAGAGGGAATACAAGTGTGACCAGTGCCCAAAAGCTTTCAACTGGAAGTCTAACCTCATTCGTCATCAGATGTCACACGACAGTGGAAAGCGCTTCGAGTGTGAAAACTGTGATAAG GTATTCACAGACCCCAGCAACCTGCAGCGCCACATTCGCTCACAGCATGTCGGTGCCCGTGCCCATACCTGCCCTGAGTGTGGCAAGACCTTCGCCACATCCTCAGGTCTCAAGCAGCACAAGCACATCCACAGCAGTGTGAAGCCATTCATGT GCATGTGTGTTCTACCAGGTGAGGTGTGTCACAAGTCCTATACCCAGTTTTCCAACCTGTGCCGCCACAAGCGAATGCATGCAGACTGCCGCACCCAGATCAAGTGCAAGGACTGTGGGCAAATGTTCAGCACTACCTCCTCCCTCAATAAGCATCGGCGCTTCTGCGAGGGAAAGAACCATTATAGTCCTGGAGGCTTATTCACACCAGGCATCCCTATGACCTCCAGTCCCATCATGGGCAAGTCCAAGCCGCACCCTGGCCTGAATCACAGTGGACTTGGCTTTGGTGATTACTTCCCGTCCAGGCCGCATCATCCAGGCCTACCCTTCTCTACTGCCCCTCCTGCATTCCCGTCGCTTTCCCATGGTTTCACAGGGATATTTCCCCCATCATTGTACCCTAGGCCCACGTTGTTACCCCCTAGCCCATTACTAAAGAGTCCACTGAGTAACAGTCAAGACGGGAAGCTTCCACATAGTCCCCTTGACGCCCATACTCTCCCAATGGTCACATCTGTTAGCAACACCAATGGTAATACAGGTAGTGGCCTTAGCCAGTCAGAGGTAAATCGTGAGTCTAAGCAGGATCTCTCCATTTCAGACAGCAAGAGTAAGGTGAAAATGAGTGACGTGTCTGATGGAAGTGACTTAGAGGACATTAACACCACCAGCGGAACTGATCTAGACACCACCACTGGCACAGTTTCTGGTTCTGATCTGGACAGCGAGGCAGAGAGCGAGCGGGAGAAAAGTCGaaggaaacacagacaggaaggcAAACAAGAGGAGGTCAACAGCAATGTAATGTCGATGTCCAGCTCAGGTAACCTTCCTCACGATCGCCCTTTCCTCTCTTCCCAGCATTCCTTCTTTCCCCCTCCTGATGAGCAGGCACTCCCACCTACAGGTGCCACAACCGACTCTATCAAAGCCATCGCATCCATTGCTGAAAAGTACTTTGGGCCAGGCTTTATGGGCttgcaggagaaaaaaatgggCTCCTTGTCTTACCCATCCATGTTCCCCTTTCAGTTCTTACCCAACTTTCCACATTCCTTGTACCCTTTCACAGACAGAGCACTCAACCCCAACATGTTCCTAAAACCAGAACCCAAATCACCTCGTGAGCACATACAGAAAATGGCTACCACCACTGTTGCAGAGTCACCCTTTGACCTCACCACCAAGCCCAAGGAGGTGAAGTCTTTCCTTCCACCCTCCAGTAAGCCTTCTAGTGTACTTCTTCCCAGTGGCGAGGATCAGCCTCTGGATCTGAGCATTGGAGGCCGGAGCAGAGCCAGTCAGAACGGTGGAACGCCTGAGCAGCGTAAGAATCACATCCATAGCACCAACTGCAAGATGCCAGCTAAAGAGGAGCATCCAGTATTAAACCAGTCTCAGAACCTCCACCAACCCCAGATGCCTCAGCAGCAAGTGTCCCTTCCACAACCTCCTCCTCAGCAGCAGCCCTCACTCCACTACGCCAAACCTTCGCCCTTCTTCATGGATCCCATCTACAG CAGGGTGGAAAAAAGGAAACTGATAGATCCTGTAGGAGCGCTGAAGGAGAAGTACCTAAGACCGTCTCCACTGCTCTTCCACCCTCAG GTGTCGGCGATGGAGAACATGACCGAGAAGCTGGAGAACTTTGGCACTTTGAAACTAGACGCTCCCAATTCGCTACAGCACTCCTCACATCACCTCTTTAACTTTCGCTCCCCCCCTCCTTCTCTGTCTGATGCTATACTCCGCAAAGGCAAAGAACGCTATGCCTGCAG GTACTGTGGGAAAATCTTTCCCAGGTCGGCTAATCTTACCAGGCACTtacgaacacacacaggagagcaACCCTACAG atgTAAATACTGTGACCGTTCCTTCAGCATCTCGTCCAACCTCCAGCGACACGTTCGCAATATCCACAATAAAGAGAAGCCTTTCAAGTGCCACTTGTGTAACCGCTGCTTTGGTCAGCAGACCAACCTGGACCGCCACTTAAAGAAACACGAGCATGAGAATATCCCAG tgagtcaACATTCTGGGATTCTCTCAAATTTGGGAACAAATATCTCCTCTCCAAATTCCGAACCTGACAATCACGCACTTTTAGACGAAAAAGAGGACTCGTATTTCTCAGAGATTAGAAACTTCATCTCCAACAGCGAGCTGAACCAGGCCTGCAGCTCCTCAGAGAAAAG GTCAGAAATGACAGAGGACGAGCGTCCCGAGAGCCACGCTATCACAGACTCCAAGCtcgaggaggaggaagaggaagcagagggagatgatgaagatgaggaaggTTCACTAACAGAAAAGTCCCAGGACGAGATGACATCTCCTGCCACCATGGCGCAAGGCACTTACGACGAGGACGAGGAAGCAGCTCCACTCTCCATGACCTACGAACACCCACGCAG GTGTATTGAGGAGGATGCAGGCCTGTTAGATCTGGAGCCTCTGCCTGGCTTTCCAAAGGGCCTGGAGCTCCATAAGCCTGCTGATGAGCCATTTGAtgttaaagacatttttaacacCTCCTTAGAGTCTGAGACGCTGAAAGAAACACTCTTGAGGCAGGCTAAAACTCAG GCTTATGCAATGATGCTCTCTCTGTCGGAGAACAACTCCCTGCATCCATCCTCCCAGAACTCACTAGACGCCTGGCTGAACATGGGAGGAGGTCCTTCAGAAACCAGCTCCTTTCACTCACTCAACCACATCTAA